A window of the Parvularcula bermudensis HTCC2503 genome harbors these coding sequences:
- a CDS encoding sterol desaturase family protein: METVTLLKLLSALIVLGGLFFLERLFPVAPRRGGVKRIGKNIGLAGINGLLSPLVIVPIAALAAATAPAWRPAALDGGWGLALDLLLLDLWIYVWHRASHETPFLWRFHEVHHLDEFLDVSSAVRFHFGEVILSALARGAVIFLLDIQLISVLIFDALVLIFAAFHHANVALPGGLERGLRVCVVTPSHHWVHHHRRRADTDSNYGTVLTLWDRIFASFSTTERTPSMPIGTEGRREKSFVGLIARPLSKS; the protein is encoded by the coding sequence ATGGAAACGGTCACGCTCCTCAAATTACTCTCCGCCCTCATCGTTCTTGGCGGGCTCTTTTTTCTTGAGCGGCTCTTCCCGGTGGCCCCGCGCAGGGGCGGCGTCAAACGCATCGGAAAAAATATCGGGCTTGCCGGGATCAACGGTCTTCTATCGCCGCTGGTGATTGTGCCGATTGCGGCATTGGCCGCCGCCACCGCCCCGGCGTGGCGCCCGGCGGCGCTGGACGGTGGATGGGGCCTCGCCCTTGATCTTCTGCTCCTCGATTTATGGATCTATGTCTGGCACCGAGCCAGCCACGAAACCCCCTTCCTCTGGCGCTTTCATGAGGTCCACCATCTCGACGAGTTTCTCGATGTCAGCTCGGCGGTCCGGTTCCATTTCGGAGAGGTGATCCTCTCCGCTCTCGCCCGCGGGGCCGTGATTTTTCTCCTGGATATTCAGCTGATCTCGGTCTTGATATTTGACGCCTTGGTGCTGATTTTCGCCGCTTTTCATCATGCGAATGTGGCTCTGCCGGGGGGGCTTGAGCGGGGCTTGAGGGTGTGCGTCGTCACCCCCTCTCACCATTGGGTGCATCACCACCGCCGACGCGCCGATACCGACAGCAATTACGGCACGGTCCTCACCCTTTGGGATCGTATATTTGCCTCGTTCAGCACGACGGAGCGCACCCCAAGCATGCCGATCGGGACGGAGGGGCGCCGGGAGAAGTCGTTCGTCGGATTGATTGCCCGCCCGCTGTCGAAAAGCTAA
- a CDS encoding DUF1330 domain-containing protein, with the protein MTFIDPTREQFSALAKGTFPGPVHMLNLIKYRQKAAYEDGREATGAEAYAAYGRASAPIFHKAGGSIIWRGVPLAGVIGPADEKWDLGFIAAYPSKDHFLAMVKDEAYQAIVFHRQAAVETSRLVAFSPREGGDRF; encoded by the coding sequence GTGACCTTTATCGACCCCACCCGCGAGCAGTTCTCGGCCCTTGCGAAAGGCACCTTTCCTGGCCCCGTCCATATGCTCAACCTCATCAAATATCGTCAGAAGGCGGCCTATGAAGACGGGCGGGAGGCCACGGGGGCCGAAGCCTACGCAGCCTATGGCCGGGCCTCTGCCCCAATTTTCCACAAAGCGGGGGGATCGATCATCTGGCGGGGCGTTCCGCTTGCCGGCGTGATCGGACCGGCGGACGAAAAGTGGGATCTTGGCTTCATCGCCGCTTATCCGTCGAAGGATCATTTCCTCGCCATGGTTAAGGACGAGGCCTATCAAGCGATCGTCTTCCATCGTCAGGCGGCGGTCGAAACCTCCCGCCTCGTCGCGTTCAGCCCGCGAGAGGGCGGGGACCGCTTTTGA
- the secG gene encoding preprotein translocase subunit SecG yields MTAVLLTLHTLIVIALVGVVLLQRSEGGALGMGGGGGNFLSGRGTADVLTRSTTALGAAFFATSLLLAITSDRGISAVELRQELIGEEEAAPTDPSEIDASDIFDFGDEAPTAPTPNPAADPAVAPETDDDTSGAVEQ; encoded by the coding sequence ATGACCGCCGTTTTGCTGACCCTTCACACGCTCATCGTGATCGCGCTTGTAGGTGTGGTCCTGTTGCAACGCTCCGAGGGGGGGGCGTTGGGCATGGGGGGCGGCGGCGGCAATTTCCTGTCCGGTCGCGGCACCGCTGATGTCCTGACCCGCAGCACCACGGCCCTCGGTGCGGCGTTCTTCGCGACCTCGCTACTTCTCGCGATCACGTCGGATCGGGGCATCTCCGCTGTGGAGTTGCGCCAGGAATTGATCGGTGAAGAGGAGGCGGCCCCCACTGACCCGAGCGAAATCGACGCTTCGGACATTTTCGACTTCGGCGATGAGGCCCCGACGGCGCCGACCCCCAACCCTGCTGCCGATCCCGCCGTCGCGCCCGAAACCGACGACGATACGAGCGGAGCGGTCGAGCAATAG
- a CDS encoding alpha/beta fold hydrolase, producing the protein MPLNYLFFFGLGIIGVLIVWSVWLSRKATREMPAAGEMFDTSLGTLHALVKGEEVPKGPPPMILIHGSMTNALDMDIDLSGRFQDTRRLFIPDRPGHGFSERPQDGWRLDVQAAMIHEAASKAGISRPIVLGQSFGGAVALRYALDYPDDVAGLVLVAPVTHPWPGGVTWYNRVGLNPYYGWLFRRTFIPLYARFGAKRAVERSLRGSALTSRYHQRTRVALTFRPKTFHANNEDITRLYEQLYAQSRRYDEITIPCEALAGTHDMTVVTTVHARAMRQAMQGFKLTVIDGGGHALHHQYPEAVATAVTRLDARVAAAARSPLQGAFRRLVSVFPGSAQG; encoded by the coding sequence ATGCCCCTCAACTACCTGTTCTTCTTCGGCCTTGGAATCATTGGTGTCCTGATCGTCTGGTCGGTCTGGTTGAGCCGAAAGGCTACCCGGGAAATGCCCGCGGCGGGGGAAATGTTCGACACCTCCCTCGGCACCCTGCACGCGCTGGTGAAGGGAGAGGAGGTGCCTAAGGGACCGCCTCCGATGATCCTCATCCATGGATCGATGACCAATGCCCTCGATATGGACATCGATCTCAGCGGTCGGTTTCAGGACACGCGCCGCTTATTCATCCCTGACCGGCCGGGGCATGGGTTCTCCGAGCGCCCCCAGGATGGCTGGCGCCTCGACGTCCAGGCGGCGATGATCCACGAAGCCGCGAGTAAGGCGGGGATCTCTCGGCCCATCGTTCTTGGCCAGAGTTTCGGCGGGGCGGTCGCCCTGCGCTACGCCCTCGATTATCCCGACGACGTGGCGGGACTGGTCCTCGTCGCCCCGGTGACCCATCCGTGGCCGGGCGGCGTGACGTGGTACAATCGGGTCGGTCTCAACCCTTACTATGGATGGTTGTTCCGCCGTACCTTTATCCCCCTTTATGCTCGCTTTGGGGCCAAGCGGGCGGTCGAGCGGTCCTTGCGCGGCAGTGCACTGACCAGCCGATATCATCAGCGGACTCGGGTGGCGCTCACCTTTCGGCCGAAGACATTTCACGCGAACAACGAAGATATCACCCGACTTTACGAACAACTCTACGCCCAATCGCGCCGTTATGATGAGATCACGATCCCCTGTGAGGCGCTGGCCGGCACCCACGATATGACGGTGGTCACGACCGTCCATGCGAGGGCCATGCGCCAGGCGATGCAGGGCTTTAAACTGACGGTGATCGACGGCGGTGGCCATGCCTTGCACCACCAATATCCAGAGGCCGTGGCCACCGCGGTGACGCGATTGGATGCACGGGTTGCAGCGGCGGCCCGTTCGCCGTTACAAGGCGCCTTCCGTCGGCTGGTGTCCGTCTTCCCCGGCTCGGCGCAAGGATAG
- the tpiA gene encoding triose-phosphate isomerase: protein MGDGDVRRLIAGNWKMNGLEDDLAEVTTLAQRLETPRPDNVDVVICPPATLIAPMHALQFDTIGLGAQDCHTEESGAYTGDLSAAMLRDAGACYCIVGHSERRDYHGETDEVVKAKLAAALKADLIPILCVGENLETREAGKAVDTVVAQLKAAFPGAGKGVVVAYEPIWAIGTGKTAGPAEIEEMHAALRQATSPDTRLLYGGSVKPGNAAEILAVSNVNGALVGGASLKADDFEPIVRA from the coding sequence ATGGGAGATGGTGACGTGCGCAGACTGATCGCTGGAAATTGGAAGATGAACGGTCTCGAAGACGATCTCGCTGAGGTCACGACCTTGGCCCAACGCCTCGAGACCCCAAGGCCGGACAATGTCGATGTGGTGATCTGCCCCCCCGCGACCCTGATCGCCCCGATGCATGCCCTCCAATTCGACACGATCGGGCTCGGCGCGCAGGACTGCCATACCGAGGAAAGCGGCGCCTATACCGGCGATTTGTCGGCGGCCATGTTGCGCGATGCCGGGGCCTGTTATTGTATCGTCGGCCACTCGGAGCGGCGGGACTATCACGGTGAGACAGATGAGGTGGTCAAGGCAAAACTGGCGGCCGCCCTCAAGGCCGATTTGATCCCCATTCTCTGTGTTGGGGAGAATCTTGAAACCCGGGAAGCTGGCAAGGCCGTCGACACCGTTGTCGCCCAGCTCAAGGCGGCGTTTCCGGGGGCGGGCAAGGGCGTTGTCGTGGCCTATGAGCCGATCTGGGCGATCGGGACGGGGAAAACCGCCGGCCCGGCGGAGATCGAAGAGATGCATGCAGCCCTGCGTCAGGCGACCAGCCCGGACACGCGGTTGCTCTATGGGGGGTCGGTCAAGCCCGGTAACGCCGCGGAGATTCTGGCGGTGTCCAATGTCAACGGCGCGCTGGTGGGCGGGGCCAGCCTCAAGGCTGATGATTTCGAGCCTATTGTGAGGGCCTGA
- a CDS encoding peptidylprolyl isomerase yields the protein MLTTFRKATKGVGAWVVLGLAILAFAFVGVPTLSGSGGQEAIRVGGTVFEVAAVEEEFSRRFQRQQRGENAPASREEAVAAGLLDQVVRDYGLRALILEEADTLGLAVSPEMLTTYLRAQPAFLDEDGEFDSNRFNRVLAANQLSLTELRDRLSLELIEGQLNRAVATGVGAPAILAQSLALRQGEERDVSLVTFSAPEIAAPSEENLRQYYEERQGRYRTGEARGFTYLLLTDDTIGAEIAISDEDVRQLYDARVGSLGTPEIRSLTQAQFRDASAARDALAAIEAGAAFNDAVEAAGGTLATLDGVTESAIADQAVAEAAFAAASPAILGPIDGIFGTVLVNLTQIVPATTPSFEEVREDLEAALRQEDLGQRIDDIYTEIQFAGDDGTPLAEAAQGLDLSAVTISPKPLAALQDDDRLPPALLAAVFTTAPGAYFEEVRLPEGGVAFFELGEIVPSSVQPFEAVEEEVATDWRTDQRIEALRGVREAVMSAIADGQSFADAVAAEGETVSTRTLSANVLNDDLPPALVEAIFSRPIGEVLDALGSDRTDLTLAKVEDVRFIAPSTAPSLAQLRQTLSRDIATDLFEAYLLSAEQDYGIRVNDGLLAERFGTAP from the coding sequence ATGCTGACAACGTTCCGAAAAGCAACCAAAGGCGTCGGCGCGTGGGTCGTGTTGGGCCTCGCTATTCTAGCCTTTGCCTTTGTCGGTGTGCCCACCCTTTCAGGCTCCGGCGGCCAGGAGGCCATCCGGGTCGGCGGCACGGTATTCGAGGTTGCGGCGGTCGAGGAGGAATTCAGCCGCCGCTTCCAGCGCCAGCAACGGGGCGAGAATGCCCCCGCCAGCCGGGAGGAAGCCGTGGCGGCGGGATTGCTGGACCAGGTGGTGCGCGATTACGGCCTGAGGGCCTTGATCCTTGAGGAGGCCGACACGCTCGGCCTGGCCGTCAGCCCTGAGATGCTGACCACTTATTTGCGGGCGCAGCCGGCTTTTCTCGATGAGGACGGTGAGTTCGACTCTAACCGGTTCAACCGCGTGCTCGCCGCCAATCAACTCTCCCTCACTGAGCTGCGCGACCGTCTGTCCCTCGAACTCATCGAAGGCCAGCTCAACCGCGCCGTCGCAACCGGTGTCGGGGCGCCTGCCATCCTCGCCCAGTCCCTTGCTCTGCGACAGGGAGAAGAACGCGATGTCAGCCTTGTGACCTTTAGCGCCCCGGAGATTGCCGCCCCTTCCGAAGAAAATCTTCGTCAGTATTACGAAGAAAGGCAGGGCCGCTACCGCACCGGCGAAGCGAGGGGCTTTACCTATCTCTTGCTGACAGATGACACGATCGGCGCTGAGATCGCCATCAGTGACGAAGACGTTCGCCAACTCTACGATGCCCGGGTGGGAAGCCTAGGGACCCCCGAAATTCGCTCCCTCACCCAAGCCCAATTCCGAGACGCAAGCGCGGCACGCGACGCCTTAGCGGCGATCGAGGCCGGCGCCGCGTTCAACGACGCCGTCGAAGCCGCAGGCGGGACCCTCGCCACCCTCGACGGGGTCACCGAGAGCGCGATCGCCGACCAGGCGGTCGCCGAGGCCGCCTTCGCCGCGGCGTCGCCAGCCATTCTTGGTCCCATCGACGGGATTTTTGGAACCGTGCTGGTGAACCTGACCCAGATCGTCCCCGCGACAACCCCAAGTTTCGAGGAGGTCCGGGAGGATCTGGAGGCCGCCCTGCGACAGGAGGATCTTGGCCAGCGGATCGACGATATTTATACGGAAATTCAGTTTGCCGGCGACGATGGGACGCCGCTCGCGGAAGCCGCGCAGGGATTAGACCTGAGCGCCGTCACTATCTCCCCCAAGCCTTTGGCGGCGCTACAGGACGATGATCGCCTTCCCCCCGCTCTCCTCGCGGCCGTCTTCACCACGGCCCCCGGCGCCTATTTTGAAGAGGTTCGATTGCCTGAGGGGGGCGTCGCCTTTTTCGAACTCGGCGAGATCGTGCCGTCATCGGTACAGCCCTTCGAAGCCGTGGAGGAGGAGGTCGCCACAGACTGGCGCACGGACCAGCGTATTGAGGCCCTTCGGGGGGTGCGTGAGGCGGTGATGAGCGCAATCGCCGACGGGCAATCCTTTGCCGACGCCGTCGCGGCCGAGGGCGAGACAGTCAGCACCCGAACTTTGTCGGCGAATGTGCTGAACGACGACCTCCCGCCGGCCCTCGTCGAAGCGATCTTTTCCCGACCGATCGGCGAAGTTCTCGATGCCTTAGGCTCAGATCGGACCGATCTCACATTGGCAAAGGTCGAAGATGTCCGCTTCATTGCCCCGTCGACGGCGCCATCCCTCGCCCAGTTACGGCAAACACTGTCCCGCGACATCGCCACGGATCTCTTCGAAGCCTATCTCCTCAGCGCCGAACAGGATTATGGTATTCGCGTGAATGACGGTCTTTTGGCGGAACGCTTTGGCACGGCCCCATGA
- the trpE gene encoding anthranilate synthase component I has translation MTTDGYLTPAPAFEAFARIYERGEAQLVWRRVVGDLDTPVSAYLKLAGHRKNAFLLESVEGGDTLGRYSTIGLKPDLIWRAHGDKPEINRTPHIDPNAFHPDEGGTIASLTRVLDDSRIAIDPDIQAQLPPMAAGMFGYFGYDFVRLAEHLPHRPPSPYTVPDGLFVRPTILAIFDNVTRDVTVITQVRADPQISAKAAYGRAAERLADAIADLNRPVPAEVPGPTAPVEFEAHIPPEAYREMVLKAKDYIAAGDVFQVVLAQRFSTPYDGDPFSVYRTLRRINPSPFLFYLNFEGLTLLGASPEILVRVRQGQVTIRPIAGTRPRGATPEEDLALEAELLADPKERAEHLMLLDLGRNDVGRSSEFGTVTPTETFFIERYSHVMHIVSNVTGTLRPDLRPLDALAHGFPAGTLTGAPKVRAMEIIDELEPEGRGPYGGCIGYFGADGGFDTCIGLRMAIHTGGRLHVTAGAGIVADSRPESEQAECEVKARAILTATKMAADRKGRN, from the coding sequence ATGACGACGGACGGCTACCTCACCCCCGCGCCCGCCTTTGAGGCGTTCGCCCGCATCTATGAGCGGGGGGAGGCGCAACTGGTCTGGCGCCGCGTGGTGGGCGATCTCGATACGCCGGTGTCCGCCTATCTCAAACTTGCCGGTCATCGAAAAAACGCCTTTCTGCTCGAATCCGTCGAGGGGGGCGATACGCTCGGCCGCTATTCGACCATCGGCCTGAAGCCCGATCTCATCTGGCGCGCCCATGGCGACAAGCCCGAGATCAATCGCACCCCTCATATCGATCCCAACGCGTTCCATCCCGATGAAGGCGGGACCATCGCCTCCCTCACGCGGGTTCTCGACGACTCCCGGATCGCGATCGATCCCGACATCCAAGCCCAATTGCCCCCCATGGCCGCGGGCATGTTCGGCTATTTCGGCTATGATTTCGTCCGCCTGGCCGAACATCTTCCGCATCGACCGCCCTCCCCCTACACCGTGCCGGACGGGTTGTTCGTGAGACCGACGATCCTGGCGATTTTCGACAATGTCACCCGCGACGTCACGGTGATCACGCAAGTCCGTGCCGACCCCCAAATCTCGGCGAAAGCTGCCTATGGGCGCGCGGCCGAACGCCTGGCCGATGCCATCGCCGATCTCAATCGGCCAGTCCCCGCCGAGGTGCCCGGCCCCACCGCCCCGGTCGAGTTCGAGGCGCACATCCCGCCCGAGGCGTATCGGGAGATGGTCCTCAAGGCGAAGGACTATATCGCGGCCGGTGACGTCTTTCAGGTGGTGCTCGCCCAGCGGTTCTCGACCCCTTACGATGGAGACCCTTTCTCCGTTTACAGAACCCTGCGGCGTATCAACCCCTCCCCCTTCCTCTTTTATCTGAACTTTGAGGGGCTGACGCTGCTCGGCGCCAGCCCGGAAATTCTCGTCAGGGTACGGCAAGGACAGGTCACCATTCGCCCGATTGCCGGCACCCGCCCCAGAGGGGCAACCCCGGAAGAGGATCTGGCCCTTGAGGCCGAACTCCTCGCCGATCCCAAGGAACGGGCAGAGCACTTGATGCTGCTCGATTTGGGGCGGAACGATGTCGGCCGGTCGAGTGAATTCGGCACCGTGACCCCCACCGAGACGTTCTTCATCGAACGCTACAGCCATGTGATGCATATCGTTTCGAACGTCACCGGCACATTGCGCCCCGATCTTCGTCCCCTCGATGCCCTGGCCCATGGCTTTCCCGCCGGGACATTGACCGGCGCCCCCAAGGTGCGCGCGATGGAGATTATCGACGAGCTCGAGCCGGAGGGACGGGGCCCCTATGGCGGTTGCATCGGCTATTTCGGGGCCGATGGCGGCTTTGACACCTGCATCGGCCTCCGCATGGCCATTCATACGGGGGGGCGGTTGCATGTGACCGCCGGCGCCGGAATCGTCGCCGACAGTCGCCCCGAGAGCGAGCAAGCAGAGTGTGAGGTCAAAGCCCGGGCCATTCTCACCGCGACGAAGATGGCCGCGGACCGCAAGGGCCGGAACTAG
- a CDS encoding TadE/TadG family type IV pilus assembly protein: MMKTLFLKIVSLLKREDGTAAIESCMFSPLLVLSALAISDIGDRASSRMDLDQALRAGSQVAMLNTTNDVAIEGAALMALGESVKGTVDLEGNCSINKTCIDVTHYCECSDGLSSPCDELCPTLYPPSAFVSISVKRRIDGLLFPDTHVHAKTEVRLR; this comes from the coding sequence ATGATGAAGACTTTGTTCCTCAAAATTGTCAGCCTCCTGAAACGAGAGGATGGGACAGCCGCAATCGAGTCCTGTATGTTCTCTCCGCTCCTGGTTCTGTCCGCCCTCGCCATTTCCGATATCGGGGACCGCGCCTCCTCACGGATGGATCTCGACCAGGCGCTGCGGGCGGGGTCCCAGGTGGCGATGTTGAACACGACCAACGATGTCGCCATCGAAGGCGCCGCGCTGATGGCGCTTGGCGAAAGCGTGAAAGGCACCGTCGATCTTGAGGGAAATTGCTCGATCAACAAGACCTGTATCGACGTCACGCATTATTGCGAATGCTCGGACGGTCTTTCAAGCCCGTGTGACGAGCTTTGCCCTACCCTCTATCCGCCGTCCGCCTTCGTCTCGATCTCGGTCAAGCGCCGGATCGACGGCCTGCTTTTCCCGGATACGCATGTTCACGCGAAAACCGAGGTCCGCCTGCGGTGA
- a CDS encoding TadE/TadG family type IV pilus assembly protein: MVEFAIMAPLAITALFWFMDVAYAFQARNAFVHSVNDVARQVYLDPDITDEEMLTILEENLEGFIQNITIELDTTLSEGLDYRLIEASGIYEFKAPPFSGRQITLIAQSRAPVLRYN; encoded by the coding sequence GTGGTCGAATTCGCGATCATGGCGCCTTTGGCCATCACGGCGCTGTTCTGGTTCATGGATGTGGCCTATGCCTTTCAGGCCCGGAACGCCTTTGTCCATAGTGTGAACGATGTGGCCCGGCAGGTTTATCTCGACCCGGACATTACCGATGAGGAAATGCTCACCATCCTCGAAGAAAACCTCGAAGGGTTCATCCAGAACATCACCATCGAGCTTGATACCACGTTGAGCGAGGGGCTCGACTATCGATTGATCGAGGCGAGCGGGATCTATGAGTTCAAAGCGCCCCCCTTCTCGGGACGACAGATCACCCTGATCGCGCAGAGCCGTGCCCCGGTCTTGCGCTACAATTGA
- a CDS encoding divergent polysaccharide deacetylase family protein yields MKGVAGLFLGLFAAGSALGTMVVLSTSPARPSPEPLRNLVVEARAAGQAASPHAPKDDAGSIDLGEVHLRSPSPPWRRVDFHARPRIALVIDDMGYSWAAYDRLNDLPVPLTMAFLPFSADAQEMIDALWPRHDAIVHLPMEPIAETHLAGPGMLSTDMDADAIKWGLLAALSQLRGYSGVNNHTGSRFTADRARMAVVLGELNRRGLFFLDSITTPRPVAHLIAEAEGFSVLERNVFLDSDYDTLTSQQVRTQLAKLERIAQSEGQAIGIGHPYAITLDVVERWAEDVEARGFSLVLVKDLAPRPRHRTLADLR; encoded by the coding sequence GTGAAAGGCGTCGCTGGACTGTTCCTCGGGCTGTTTGCCGCCGGCTCGGCTCTTGGCACTATGGTGGTCCTTTCCACAAGTCCGGCCCGCCCTAGCCCAGAGCCCTTACGAAATCTTGTCGTCGAGGCGCGTGCGGCGGGGCAAGCCGCCTCGCCCCACGCCCCGAAAGATGACGCGGGGTCGATCGATCTTGGGGAGGTTCATCTTCGCTCGCCGTCCCCCCCCTGGCGCCGCGTCGATTTCCACGCGCGGCCGCGAATCGCCCTCGTGATCGACGATATGGGCTATTCCTGGGCCGCCTATGACCGCCTCAACGATCTGCCGGTGCCGCTCACCATGGCGTTTCTGCCCTTCTCCGCGGATGCCCAGGAGATGATCGACGCGCTTTGGCCCCGACACGACGCCATCGTGCATCTCCCGATGGAGCCCATCGCAGAGACGCATCTTGCGGGGCCCGGCATGCTGTCAACGGATATGGACGCTGACGCCATCAAATGGGGGCTGCTCGCGGCGCTCTCTCAATTACGCGGCTATTCGGGGGTCAATAACCACACCGGCAGCCGATTTACCGCCGATCGGGCGAGGATGGCCGTCGTGTTGGGCGAGCTCAACCGCCGGGGGTTATTCTTTCTCGATTCCATCACGACCCCCCGCCCCGTGGCCCATCTTATTGCCGAAGCGGAGGGCTTCTCGGTCCTCGAACGGAACGTCTTTCTCGACTCGGATTACGACACCCTGACCTCTCAACAGGTCCGGACTCAATTGGCGAAGCTTGAGCGGATCGCCCAGTCGGAGGGGCAGGCCATCGGGATCGGTCACCCCTATGCGATCACCCTCGATGTGGTCGAGAGATGGGCCGAAGATGTTGAGGCGCGCGGCTTTTCCCTCGTCCTCGTCAAGGACTTGGCCCCCCGCCCCCGACACCGGACGTTGGCCGACCTCAGATAG
- a CDS encoding anthranilate synthase component II: MILVLDNYDSFTWNLVHLIGTAETDIRVVRNDSLSVEEAMGLGPEAIVISPGPCSPSEAGISVDLVTAAHQTGVPLLGVCLGHQSIAQAFGGSVVRAKTLMHGRTSIVDRQGDDPLFDGMPKQFTATRYHSLVAAPTDFPSPLAILAKATDDGEIMALRVRDAPIWGVQFHPESIASEHGARLIANFLAARPAVTAAA; this comes from the coding sequence ATGATCCTCGTTCTCGACAACTACGATAGTTTTACCTGGAACCTCGTGCATCTCATCGGCACGGCGGAGACGGACATTCGCGTTGTACGGAATGATTCGCTCAGTGTCGAAGAGGCGATGGGACTGGGCCCCGAGGCCATCGTCATTTCTCCCGGTCCCTGCTCTCCCAGCGAAGCGGGAATTTCCGTCGATCTGGTCACCGCGGCCCACCAAACCGGGGTGCCGCTGTTGGGGGTTTGCCTCGGTCACCAGTCCATTGCCCAGGCCTTTGGCGGCAGCGTCGTTCGTGCCAAGACCTTGATGCATGGACGAACGAGTATCGTCGATCGGCAGGGTGACGACCCCCTGTTCGACGGCATGCCGAAGCAATTCACCGCAACAAGATATCATTCCCTCGTCGCCGCCCCCACCGATTTCCCAAGCCCCCTCGCCATTCTTGCCAAGGCGACCGATGACGGCGAGATCATGGCGTTGCGCGTGCGGGACGCACCGATTTGGGGGGTCCAGTTCCACCCTGAAAGCATCGCTTCGGAGCATGGGGCGCGCCTGATCGCGAATTTCCTGGCGGCCCGCCCGGCGGTGACGGCAGCGGCATGA
- the trpD gene encoding anthranilate phosphoribosyltransferase — protein sequence MTDGFAPFLARVAEGIPLTAEEMARAMGHLLQGQVEPAAAGAFLVALKVRGETPEEIIGAARAMRAAATSFQGPEDAVDTCGTGGDGANTFNISTATAIVLSACGVPVAKHGNRAVSSQSGSSDVLTALGVDVTIPPAQAKAALRDLGLAFLFAPNHHPAMRHVAPVRKALGVRTLFNMLGPLTNPAGAKRQLLGVYDTSLLTPIAEALRDLGSTKAWVVHGSDGLDELTVTGISHVAALEDGEITHLTVEPEQAGLDRHPPEALTGGDATDNARALTRLLEGEPGAYRDAVILNTAAGLVIAGRTASLNEGARLAEVEIDSGKAKALLDRFVTFTQEGRTE from the coding sequence ATGACCGACGGCTTTGCCCCCTTCCTGGCCCGCGTGGCCGAGGGTATTCCCCTGACGGCGGAGGAAATGGCCCGCGCCATGGGGCATCTTTTGCAGGGCCAAGTGGAGCCCGCAGCGGCGGGGGCGTTTTTGGTCGCTCTCAAAGTCCGCGGCGAAACGCCGGAAGAAATCATCGGCGCCGCCCGCGCCATGCGTGCCGCAGCCACCAGTTTTCAGGGGCCGGAGGATGCCGTCGACACCTGCGGGACCGGCGGGGACGGGGCGAACACGTTCAATATCTCGACGGCTACGGCGATCGTCCTTTCCGCCTGCGGGGTACCAGTGGCCAAACACGGGAACCGAGCCGTCAGTTCACAGAGTGGATCCTCGGATGTGCTGACAGCGCTCGGCGTGGATGTGACCATCCCCCCGGCCCAGGCCAAGGCGGCCCTGCGCGATCTTGGGCTCGCCTTTCTCTTTGCCCCCAATCATCACCCGGCGATGCGCCATGTGGCACCGGTCCGAAAGGCGCTCGGTGTCAGGACATTGTTCAATATGCTGGGGCCGCTGACGAATCCTGCGGGCGCGAAACGGCAGCTCCTCGGGGTCTATGATACGAGCCTCCTGACCCCGATTGCCGAGGCCTTGCGGGATCTTGGCTCCACAAAGGCCTGGGTCGTGCACGGCAGCGATGGCCTTGATGAGCTGACCGTGACCGGCATCAGCCACGTGGCCGCCCTCGAGGATGGGGAGATTACCCACCTCACCGTCGAACCCGAACAAGCCGGCCTTGACCGCCATCCGCCGGAGGCCCTGACCGGCGGCGACGCCACGGACAATGCCCGGGCCCTCACCCGATTGCTCGAGGGGGAGCCGGGGGCCTATCGCGATGCGGTGATCCTGAACACAGCGGCCGGCTTGGTCATTGCGGGACGGACGGCGAGCCTCAACGAGGGGGCGCGCCTCGCCGAAGTCGAGATCGACAGCGGGAAGGCCAAGGCGCTGCTCGACCGGTTCGTGACCTTTACCCAAGAAGGACGCACGGAATAG